A single genomic interval of Lathyrus oleraceus cultivar Zhongwan6 chromosome 7, CAAS_Psat_ZW6_1.0, whole genome shotgun sequence harbors:
- the LOC127108192 gene encoding beta-amylase has protein sequence MRLCDIISGYKYSNINHKICKQQHPKKNSSSKMATFDKNLLLNYVPVYVMLPLGVVSVDNVLEDPEGIKEKLVKLRAAGVDGVMVDVWWGIIEKNGPKQYDWSAYRSLFQLVQESGLKLQAIMSFHQCGGNVGDVVTIPIPQWVLDIGQSDPDIFYTNRSGTRDNEYLTNGVDNKPIFHGRTAIEVYSDYMKSFRENMSDFLKSEVIIDIEVGLGPAGELRYPSYPQNQGWVFPGIGEFQCYDKYLKEDFKSAAASAGHSEWELPDDAGTYNDVPESTEFFKTNGTYLTEKGKFFLTWYSNRLLNHGDQILDEANKAFLGCKVKLAIKVSGIHWWYRAPNHAAELTAGYYNLDDRDGYCPIAKTVSRHHGIMNFTCLEMRDTEQSSDAQSSPQKLVQQVLSGGWRENIEVAGENALSRYDATAYNQILLNARPQGVNKDGPPKHRMYGVTYLRLSEDLLQQSNFDIFKKFVLKMHADQDYCEDPQEYNHGIPPLERSEPNIPVDVLLEATRPIVPFPWDSETDLKVDG, from the exons ATGAGACTATGTGATATCATCTCAGGTTATAAATACAGCAACATCAACCACAAAATTTGCAAGCAGCAGCATCCCAAAAAGAATTCAAGCAGCAAGATGGCCACTTTTGATAAAAACTTACTTCTAAATTATGTTCCAGTTTATGTAATGCTCCCA CTCGGAGTTGTTAGTGTTGATAATGTCTTGGAAGATCCGGAGGGTATTAAAGAAAAGCTGGTGAAGCTACGAGCAGCGGGCGTGGATGGTGTTATGGTTGATGTCTGGTGGGGAATCATTGAAAAAAATGGACCTAAGCAGTATGATTGGAGTGCTTACAGAAGCTTGTTTCAGCTCGTTCAAGAAAGTGGTCTGAAACTGCAAGCAATCATGTCATTTCATCAATGTGGAGGGAATGTAGGGGATGTTGTAACCATCCCAATTCCACAATGGGTACTTGACATTGGACAATCAGATCCTGATATTTTCTACACCAACCGTTCCGGTACTAGGGACAATGAGTATCTGACTAATGGTGTAGATAACAAGCCTATCTTTCATGGAAGAACAGCCATTGAG GTATATAGTGATTACATGAAGAGTTTCAGAGAAAACATGTCAGATTTTTTAAAATCAGAGGTTATTATAGACATTGAAGTTGGCCTTGGTCCAGCAGGAGAACTCAGATACCCATCCTATCCTCAAAATCAAGGATGGGTATTTCCTGGAATCGGAGAATTTCAG TGTTATGACAAATATTTGAAGGAAGATTTCAAATCGGCTGCAGCGAGTGCTGGCCATTCTGAATGGGAACTACCAGATGACGCTGGCACGTACAATGATGTACCAGAATCTACTGAATTCTTCAAAACAAATGGCACATACCTCACTGAGAAAGGGAAATTCTTCTTAACTTGGTACTCTAACCGATTGCTGAATCATGGTGATCAAATCCTAGATGAAGCTAACAAAGCTTTCTTGGGCTGTAAAGTCAAATTAGCAATCAAA GTTTCTGGAATCCACTGGTGGTACAGAGCTCCGAATCATGCTGCTGAACTCACTGCTGGATATTACAACCTTGATGATCGAGATGGATACTGTCCCATTGCTAAAACTGTGTCCCGTCATCACGGCATTATGAACTTTACATGTCTTGAGATGAGGGACACGGAACAAAGCTCTGATGCACAAAGTTCACCACAGAAACTTGTTCAGCAA GTATTGAGTGGAGGTTGGAGAGAAAACATTGAAGTTGCCGGAGAAAACGCACTTTCAAGGTATGATGCCACAGCTTATAACCAAATCTTACTAAATGCAAGACCACAAGGTGTCAACAAAGACGGCCCTCCAAAACATCGGATGTATGGAGTAACATACCTTCGTCTATCGGAAGATTTATTGCAACAATCAAATTTTGACATATTCAAAAAATTTGTGTTAAAGATGCATGCAGATCAG GATTACTGTGAAGATCCTCAAGAGTACAATCATGGCATACCACCATTAGAACGATCAGAACCAAATATTCCTGTTGATGTTCTTCTTGAGGCAACTAGGCCAATAGTGCCGTTCCCTTGGGATTCAGAAACAGACTTAAAAGTTGATGGCTAA